In Anopheles gambiae chromosome 2, idAnoGambNW_F1_1, whole genome shotgun sequence, a single window of DNA contains:
- the LOC3290542 gene encoding uncharacterized protein LOC3290542 isoform X1, with protein sequence MCKKLCVQKAEGDAKDTLKHAVDNQAHPLNQIAALVPYGNAACRTYHTTKMSSKRKEAPPTTPETLREAKRMRSPEWQGTDRWKATSPSDGPSFKAATPQSKIAHRLSPAFQSPKPGTPVTVTTSALDTKQTKVANEAKTGRIATIPSKLPNTASVSRKADKTLSTIVKAKNKKANGLPAAWRAELYGTRPGSAQARLEQLCTALHQEVEEQKKAKAVTSVPRKRTAPNGDSPPKKKLTLPSTSFKQSSSTSTVTRVATVPATIPVAAVTHAATKPVSIATGTGAACVATSTSTVAESNEMDVDDVEMNSPEPAALLSPPIPANDSMDCMEFDYSPEPKRVQNKSASDSKPSTNEQPKKAEKQKETNNDSQKAMSDLKTKYKEGLSAFSSYFYCVIDTNIFIEHYQDFQSFLSKKYKGRQPIVIIPYKVLHELDTVKHKKPQLASKIVSVVKFLHKMLRAKDARVKGQHPWDDTIELMPLLSPDDSIVNCALQVQTVAGDAQVVLVSNDCNMLTKALVANLNSCTMEELQSDYNF encoded by the exons ATGTGCAAAAAACTTTGTGTCCAGAAAGCAGAAGGAGATGCAAAGGATACACTAAAACATGCTG TTGACAATCAAGCGCACCCGCTTAATCAGATAGCAGCACTTGTTCCGTATGGTAATGCGGCGTGCCGAACGTATCACACGACAAAGATGAGCTCTAAACGAAAAGAAGCACCACCCACCACGCCGGAAACGCTGCGGGAGGCCAAAAGGATGAGATCACCGGAATGGCAAGGGACGGACCGCTGGAAGGCAACTTCGCCTTCCGATGGGCCCTCGTTCAAAGCGGCAACACCGCAATCGAAAATAGCGCATCGTTTAAGCCCTGCATTCCAATCACCCAAACCGGGCACACCGGTAACAGTGACGACATCCGCACTggacacaaaacaaacgaaagtgGCCAACGAAGCAAAGACGGGGCGAATCGCGACAATACCTAGCAAACTGCCCAACACTGCCAGCGTCTCGAGAAAAGCGGACAAAACGCTGTCAACTATTGTGAaggccaaaaacaaaaaggcaaatgGTTTGCCAGCAGCATGGCGAGCGGAACTGTACGGTACGCGGCCCGGATCGGCCCAGGCCAGACTGGAGCAGCTTTGTACCGCCCTGCATCAGGAGGTagaggagcaaaaaaaggcaaaggcTGTGACAAGCGTCCCGCGGAAACGTACCGCTCCGAATGGGGACAGCCCTCCGAAGAAAAAGCTAACATTACCATCAACAAGCTTTAAACAGTCTAGCTCTACATCTACTGTTACTCGTGTTGCTACCGTCCCTGCCACTATCCCCGTTGCTGCTGTAACACATGCAGCCACTAAACCTGTCAGTATTGCAACTGGTACTGGGGCAGCTTGTGTTGCAACAAGCACATCTACTGTAGCAGAGAGCAATGAGATGGATGTGGATGATGTAGAAATGAACAGTCCCGAGCCGGCTGCACTCCTTTCTCCGCCCATACCAGCGAACGATAGTATGGactgtatggagtttgactaTTCACCAGAACCAAAAAGGGTACAAAACAAATCGGCGAGCGACTCAAAACCATCGACCAACGAACAGCCGAAAAAGGCTGAAAAGCAGAAGGAAACGAACAATGATTCGCAGAAAGCAATGTCCGACCTGAAGACCAAATACAAAGAGGGACTGAGTGCGTTTTCTAGCTACTTTTACTGCGTAATTGACACCAACATTTTCATCGAGCATTATCAGGACTTTCAGAGCTTTCTTTCGAAGAAATACAAAG GACGTCAACCGATCGTGATCATACCGTACAAGGTGCTGCACGAGCTGGACACGGTGAAGCACAAAAAGCCGCAGCTAGCCTCGAAGATTGTGTCGGTGGTGAAATTCCTGCACAAAATGCTGCGCGCCAAAGATGCACGCGTCAAGGGGCAGCACCCGTGGGACGATACAATCGAGCTGATGCCATTGCTGTCGCCGGATGATTCCATCGTAAACTGTGCGCTGCAGGTGCAGACGGTTGCCGGTGACGCACAGGTTGTGCTGGTATCGAACGATTGCAACATGCTGACGAAAGCGTTGGTCGCCAACTTGAACTCCTGTACGATGGAGGAGCTGCAATCGGATTACAATTTCTAG
- the LOC3290542 gene encoding uncharacterized protein LOC3290542 isoform X2 produces the protein MSSKRKEAPPTTPETLREAKRMRSPEWQGTDRWKATSPSDGPSFKAATPQSKIAHRLSPAFQSPKPGTPVTVTTSALDTKQTKVANEAKTGRIATIPSKLPNTASVSRKADKTLSTIVKAKNKKANGLPAAWRAELYGTRPGSAQARLEQLCTALHQEVEEQKKAKAVTSVPRKRTAPNGDSPPKKKLTLPSTSFKQSSSTSTVTRVATVPATIPVAAVTHAATKPVSIATGTGAACVATSTSTVAESNEMDVDDVEMNSPEPAALLSPPIPANDSMDCMEFDYSPEPKRVQNKSASDSKPSTNEQPKKAEKQKETNNDSQKAMSDLKTKYKEGLSAFSSYFYCVIDTNIFIEHYQDFQSFLSKKYKGRQPIVIIPYKVLHELDTVKHKKPQLASKIVSVVKFLHKMLRAKDARVKGQHPWDDTIELMPLLSPDDSIVNCALQVQTVAGDAQVVLVSNDCNMLTKALVANLNSCTMEELQSDYNF, from the exons ATGAGCTCTAAACGAAAAGAAGCACCACCCACCACGCCGGAAACGCTGCGGGAGGCCAAAAGGATGAGATCACCGGAATGGCAAGGGACGGACCGCTGGAAGGCAACTTCGCCTTCCGATGGGCCCTCGTTCAAAGCGGCAACACCGCAATCGAAAATAGCGCATCGTTTAAGCCCTGCATTCCAATCACCCAAACCGGGCACACCGGTAACAGTGACGACATCCGCACTggacacaaaacaaacgaaagtgGCCAACGAAGCAAAGACGGGGCGAATCGCGACAATACCTAGCAAACTGCCCAACACTGCCAGCGTCTCGAGAAAAGCGGACAAAACGCTGTCAACTATTGTGAaggccaaaaacaaaaaggcaaatgGTTTGCCAGCAGCATGGCGAGCGGAACTGTACGGTACGCGGCCCGGATCGGCCCAGGCCAGACTGGAGCAGCTTTGTACCGCCCTGCATCAGGAGGTagaggagcaaaaaaaggcaaaggcTGTGACAAGCGTCCCGCGGAAACGTACCGCTCCGAATGGGGACAGCCCTCCGAAGAAAAAGCTAACATTACCATCAACAAGCTTTAAACAGTCTAGCTCTACATCTACTGTTACTCGTGTTGCTACCGTCCCTGCCACTATCCCCGTTGCTGCTGTAACACATGCAGCCACTAAACCTGTCAGTATTGCAACTGGTACTGGGGCAGCTTGTGTTGCAACAAGCACATCTACTGTAGCAGAGAGCAATGAGATGGATGTGGATGATGTAGAAATGAACAGTCCCGAGCCGGCTGCACTCCTTTCTCCGCCCATACCAGCGAACGATAGTATGGactgtatggagtttgactaTTCACCAGAACCAAAAAGGGTACAAAACAAATCGGCGAGCGACTCAAAACCATCGACCAACGAACAGCCGAAAAAGGCTGAAAAGCAGAAGGAAACGAACAATGATTCGCAGAAAGCAATGTCCGACCTGAAGACCAAATACAAAGAGGGACTGAGTGCGTTTTCTAGCTACTTTTACTGCGTAATTGACACCAACATTTTCATCGAGCATTATCAGGACTTTCAGAGCTTTCTTTCGAAGAAATACAAAG GACGTCAACCGATCGTGATCATACCGTACAAGGTGCTGCACGAGCTGGACACGGTGAAGCACAAAAAGCCGCAGCTAGCCTCGAAGATTGTGTCGGTGGTGAAATTCCTGCACAAAATGCTGCGCGCCAAAGATGCACGCGTCAAGGGGCAGCACCCGTGGGACGATACAATCGAGCTGATGCCATTGCTGTCGCCGGATGATTCCATCGTAAACTGTGCGCTGCAGGTGCAGACGGTTGCCGGTGACGCACAGGTTGTGCTGGTATCGAACGATTGCAACATGCTGACGAAAGCGTTGGTCGCCAACTTGAACTCCTGTACGATGGAGGAGCTGCAATCGGATTACAATTTCTAG
- the LOC1281118 gene encoding uncharacterized protein LOC1281118, translating to MLFLKVSRSAVTSCLRSRALSTGRFNWAAIKTVQEKVDPYTKIHINCAYELKIVPYDLLDCPDSNLLKATVKQGSNVDSLAVKITDKTVTITSDPSAGGCECILEVPIKADLQIRNDGSTTIANLYSDEIDIVGTGNIETRSLRSTNIQLCSTAGNIACQGITLAENVTATTVGKGNIFLDKLQGGSVSATTEAGNISVNASYSNRSTFQTRDGDMELKSIHKDCTVRSNGGKSLTMKGFYGTLNADVGSENVTLQLSEMVGTSNIKAMATKTLHLNLAETVYDTSSIKVKSTQLTLDSSMDDKEHRRDGNSAVLGKAEAENTLHVETNGSVVVRKMSWADSFSFSGMSQMEQQ from the exons ATGTTGTTCCTTAAAGTATCCAGGAGTGCAGTTACCTCCTGCCTGCGGTCACGCGCCCTCTCTACCGGCAGATTCAATTGGGCAGCCATCAAAACGGTACAGGAAAAGGTTGATCCGTACACGAAAATACACATTAATTGTGCGTACGAGCTGAAAATCGTTCCCTACGATCTGCTGGACTGTCCGGACTCAAACCTCCTGAAGGCAACGGTCAAGCAGGGCAGCAATGTGGACAGCTTGGCAGTGAAAATCACCGACAAAACTGTCACCATCACGAGCGACCCGAGCGCCGGTGGGTGCGAATGTATCTTGGAGGTGCCGATCAAGGCGGACCTGCAGATCCGCAACGACGGTAGCACCACCATCGCAAACCTGTACAGCGACGAAATCGACATCGTTGGCACTGGCAATATAGAGACACGCAGCCTTCGTTCCACAAACATCCAGCTCTGCAGCACTGCCGGCAATATTGCCTGCCAGGGGATCACGCTGGCGGAAAATGTAACGGCCACGACGGTGGGCAAGGGAAACATATTTCTGGACAAACTGCAGGGAGGATCGGTTAGTGCGACTACCGAGGCGGGCAACATTTCGGTCAATGCAAGCTACTCGAACCGAAGCACGTTCCAGACGCGGGACGGTGATATGGAGCTGAAAAGCATACACAAGGATTGTACCGTTCGATCGAACGGTGGCAAAAGTCTCACCATGA AGGGCTTCTACGGTACACTAAACGCAGACGTTGGAAGCGAAAACGTAACACTGCAACTATCGGAAATGGTCGGTACAAGCAATATCAAAGCAATGGCCACCAAAACGTTGCATCTAAATCTTGCCGAAACTGTGTACGATACGTCGTCGATCAAGGTGAAATCCACCCAGCTTACGCTCGACAGCTCGATGGACGACAAGGAACATCGACGAGACGGCAACAGTGCCGTGCTGGGCAAAGCCGAGGCAGAAAACACGTTACACGTCGAAACGAACgggtcggtggtggtgcgaAAAATGTCCTGGGCCGATAGCTTTTCCTTCAGCGGCATGAGTCAGATGGAGCAGCAGTAA
- the LOC1281117 gene encoding nuclear RNA export factor 2 isoform X1, protein MDEDNSPLVKAEPGDDSDQQSDETESCIKDMLQEMQSKERVKRPQAATVPASIAPATAVPEQSTPQEHDENSFYNVHSDKPQSLKMCTGELDIVLEPKLAGPVYNAANLTLDRALLNRADMWHQVIVHHGNGCTRQKILEALFGSYSYCDFFPVAYRRHANADFFLLRMCSQVLLKMFEEGLQLKAGSMTLPISVRLGAARFHTGQIFPRQTITKAVQERCDNAAQYGDIAVLNLDSFAEHASLRELCVYLGNRAQFEVVCSAIAQAMDGNACISRLRLANNDISHMSLLAALKDTKLISLDLRGNRIKHPSSLRLLKDIPLVELYVEGNNLTDVPDYEKIIRSFFPNLLKLDSNLTQTVTTKAVRDDAEEEEEVEITSPGTVITEADLNPGAFQKYNITPHWHKVTVHHNGVCNKQDILDGLFHLLGKHAFYPCYYKTYSKQDEFLVQNCFEALLFLVKQKLKLPIPAYNTVLKLALAMNVAEASDTDVQPLRKLERFVNKRFKLGCLDLCSMQDELNECKVVDFCAKSPSTLAYMLEFAARKYGNSCLVLRLRNNDLRNCAALESLSKFYKLVSLDLRCNALSKISDLQGIPWNNITELFLDNNPLCGTMRSSVEYVRKVRQYFGMLQQLDGRTLLGNFTYCQNYLCTPEAYKFAESFVKHYFALFDSFQRGDLQELYHPKAQFSMTCDFDIERSGQQLDAQLDRQVSYAQHSRNLLQFKDSLDRAVSKLIVGNERIGYVLTSFPKTEFDFCSFRIDVPVFTPERVMITVHGRMHEDEVSALGQVSYIGFTRTWYLQPCGMGTNLFHDAIEYKIHNDMLHMYSMTVEGNDAFGGRNEATPVAENGMVSEGLFNLQCAVDSIVFPVQDTSMQSDDSDRENAMIVFKELTQLNRAWCKRCLEESSWNLKVALNIFLKLYESKRIPKIAFKDDIP, encoded by the exons ATGGACGAAGACAACTCGCCTCTAGTGAAGGCGGAACCGGGAGATGATTCCGATCAGCAAAGCGATGAAACCGAGAGCTGCATCAAGGACATGCTGCAGGAAATGCAAAGCAAGGAGCGGGTAAAACGCCCCCAAGCTGCTACTGTGCCTGCTTCTATCGCCCCCGCCACGGCAGTTCCGGAACAGTCCACACCGCAGGAGCACGATGAAAACAGTTTCTACAACGTGCACAGCGATAAGCCGCAGTCgctaaaaatgtgcaccggcGAGCTGGACATCGTGCTGGAGCCGAAGCTGGCGGGCCCGGTGTACAATGCGGCCAATCTCACCCTAGACCGGGCGTTGCTGAACCGAGCGGACATGTGGCACCAGGTGATAGTGCACCACGGCAACGGCTGCACGAGGCAGAAAATTTTGGAAGCCCTGTTCGGCAGCTACTCGTACTGTGATTTTTTCCCTGTGGCGTATCGGCGCCACGCGAATGCCGACTTTTTCCTGCTGCGAATGTGTAGCCAGGTGCTGTTGAAGATGTTCGAGGAGGGCCTGCAGCTAAAGGCGGGCAGCATGACGCTTCCAATCAGCGTACGGCTCGGGGCGGCCCGATTCCACACGGGGCAGATATTCCCGCGCCAAACCATCACGAAGGCGGTACAGGAGCGGTGCGATAATGCGGCCCAGTACGGTGACATTGCGGTGCTGAACCTGGACAGCTTTGCCGAGCATGCCTCGTTGCGGGAGCTCTGCGTGTACCTGGGCAATCGGGCCCAGTTTGAGGTGGTCTGTTCGGCGATTGCGCAGGCCATGGACGGTAACGCGTGCATTTCCCGGTTGCGGCTCGCGAACAACGATATCAGCCACATGTCGCTGCTGGCCGCGCTAAAGGATACGAAGCTGATCAGCTTGGACCTGCGGGGCAACCGTATCAAACATCCGAGCTCGCTCCGTTTGCTGAAGGACATTCCGCTGGTGGAGCTGTACGTGGAGGGGAACAACTTAACCGATGTGCCTGATTATGAGAAAATTATACGCAGCTTTTTCCCGAACCTGTTAAAGCTG GACTCCAACCTGACCCAAACCGTCACGACCAAAGCGGTGCGTGACGATgcggaggaagaggaggaagtgGAAATAACCTCCCCCGGGACGGTCATAACGGAAGCGGACCTGAACCCGGGCGCCTTTCAAAAGTACAACATAACACCCCACTGGCATAAGGTGACGGTGCACCACAACGGTGTGTGCAACAAGCAGGACATTCTGGACGGGCTGTTCCATCTGCTGGGCAAGCATGCGTTCTACCCCTGCTACTACAAAACCTACTCCAAGCAGGACGAGTTTCTCGTGCAAAACTGCTTCGAAGCGCTGCTGTTTCTGGTGAAGCAAAAGCTGAAACTGCCGATCCCTGCGTACAACACCGTGCTGAAGCTAGCGCTGGCGATGAACGTGGCCGAGGCGAGCGACACCGATGTGCAGCCGCTGCGCAAGCTGGAACGGTTTGTTAACAAACGGTTCAAGCTGGGCTGCCTGGACCTGTGCTCGATGCAGGACGAGCTGAACGAGTGCAAGGTGGTTGACTTTTGTGCGAAAAGCCCGAGCACGCTCGCGTACATGCTGGAGTTTGCTGCCCGGAAGTACGGCAACAGCTGTCTGGTGCTGCGGCTGCGGAACAATGATCTTCGAAACTGTGCCGCACTGGAAAGTTTGTCCAAGTTTTACAAGCTGGTATCGCTCGATCTGCGCTGCAATGCG CTTTCGAAAATCTCGGACCTGCAAGGCATTCCGTGGAACAACATTACGGAGCTATTCCTGGACAATAACCCACTGTGCGGCACGATGCGCTCCAGCGTGGAGTACGTGCGGAAGGTTAGGCAGTACTTCGgtatgctgcagcagctggatGGACGTACGCTGCTCGGGAATTTCACCTACTGCCAGAACTATCTCTGCACACCGGAAGCGTACAAGTTTGCGGAATCGTTCGTGAAGCACTACTTCGCGCTGTTCGACTCGTTCCAGCGCGGTGACCTGCAGGAGCTGTACCACCCAAAGGCACAGTTCTCGATGACGTGTGACTTTGACATCGAGCGGTCGGGGCAGCAGCTGGATGCGCAGCTGGACCGGCAGGTCAGCTACGCTCAGCACAGCCGTAATTTGCTGCAGTTTAAGGACAGTCTGGACCGGGCCGTGTCCAAGCTGATCGTCGGCAACGAGCGTATCGGGTACGTGTTGACGTCCTTTCCCAAGACGGAGTTCGATTTCTGCTCGTTCCGTATCGATGTGCCCGTGTTTACGCCCGAGCGCGTCATGATCACGGTGCACGGTCGTATGCACGAGGACGAAGTGAGTGCGCTCGGGCAGGTAAGCTACATTGGGTTCACCCGCACCTGGTACCTGCAGCCGTGCGGTATGGGCACGAACCTGTTTCACGACGCGATCGAGTACAAGATCCACAACGATATGCTGCACATGTACAGCATGACAGTGGAAGGCAATGACGCGTTCGGAGGGCGGAACGAGGCGACGCCGGTGGCGGAAAATGGAATGGTAAGTGAAGGGTTGTTCAATTTACAGTGTGCAGTTGATTCAATCGTTTTCCCCGTGCAGGATACTTCCATGCAAAGTGACGATAGCGATCGGGAGAACGCAATGATCGTCTTCAAGGAGCTCACTCAATTGAATCGGGCCTGGTGCAAACGGTGCCTGGAGGAGTCGTCGTGGAATCTGAAGGTGGCGTTGAACATATTCCTCAAGCTGTACGAGTCCAAGCGCATTCCCAAGATTGCCTTCAAGGATGATATTCCCTGA
- the LOC1281117 gene encoding nuclear RNA export factor 2 isoform X2 → MDEDNSPLVKAEPGDDSDQQSDETESCIKDMLQEMQSKERVKRPQAATVPASIAPATAVPEQSTPQEHDENSFYNVHSDKPQSLKMCTGELDIVLEPKLAGPVYNAANLTLDRALLNRADMWHQVIVHHGNGCTRQKILEALFGSYSYCDFFPVAYRRHANADFFLLRMCSQVLLKMFEEGLQLKAGSMTLPISVRLGAARFHTGQIFPRQTITKAVQERCDNAAQYGDIAVLNLDSFAEHASLRELCVYLGNRAQFEVVCSAIAQAMDGNACISRLRLANNDISHMSLLAALKDTKLISLDLRGNRIKHPSSLRLLKDIPLVELYVEGNNLTDVPDYEKIIRSFFPNLLKLDSNLTQTVTTKAVRDDAEEEEEVEITSPGTVITEADLNPGAFQKYNITPHWHKVTVHHNGVCNKQDILDGLFHLLGKHAFYPCYYKTYSKQDEFLVQNCFEALLFLVKQKLKLPIPAYNTVLKLALAMNVAEASDTDVQPLRKLERFVNKRFKLGCLDLCSMQDELNECKVVDFCAKSPSTLAYMLEFAARKYGNSCLVLRLRNNDLRNCAALESLSKFYKLVSLDLRCNALSKISDLQGIPWNNITELFLDNNPLCGTMRSSVEYVRKVRQYFGMLQQLDGRTLLGNFTYCQNYLCTPEAYKFAESFVKHYFALFDSFQRGDLQELYHPKAQFSMTCDFDIERSGQQLDAQLDRQVSYAQHSRNLLQFKDSLDRAVSKLIVGNERIGYVLTSFPKTEFDFCSFRIDVPVFTPERVMITVHGRMHEDEVSALGQVSYIGFTRTWYLQPCGMGTNLFHDAIEYKIHNDMLHMYSMTVEGNDAFGGRNEATPVAENGMDTSMQSDDSDRENAMIVFKELTQLNRAWCKRCLEESSWNLKVALNIFLKLYESKRIPKIAFKDDIP, encoded by the exons ATGGACGAAGACAACTCGCCTCTAGTGAAGGCGGAACCGGGAGATGATTCCGATCAGCAAAGCGATGAAACCGAGAGCTGCATCAAGGACATGCTGCAGGAAATGCAAAGCAAGGAGCGGGTAAAACGCCCCCAAGCTGCTACTGTGCCTGCTTCTATCGCCCCCGCCACGGCAGTTCCGGAACAGTCCACACCGCAGGAGCACGATGAAAACAGTTTCTACAACGTGCACAGCGATAAGCCGCAGTCgctaaaaatgtgcaccggcGAGCTGGACATCGTGCTGGAGCCGAAGCTGGCGGGCCCGGTGTACAATGCGGCCAATCTCACCCTAGACCGGGCGTTGCTGAACCGAGCGGACATGTGGCACCAGGTGATAGTGCACCACGGCAACGGCTGCACGAGGCAGAAAATTTTGGAAGCCCTGTTCGGCAGCTACTCGTACTGTGATTTTTTCCCTGTGGCGTATCGGCGCCACGCGAATGCCGACTTTTTCCTGCTGCGAATGTGTAGCCAGGTGCTGTTGAAGATGTTCGAGGAGGGCCTGCAGCTAAAGGCGGGCAGCATGACGCTTCCAATCAGCGTACGGCTCGGGGCGGCCCGATTCCACACGGGGCAGATATTCCCGCGCCAAACCATCACGAAGGCGGTACAGGAGCGGTGCGATAATGCGGCCCAGTACGGTGACATTGCGGTGCTGAACCTGGACAGCTTTGCCGAGCATGCCTCGTTGCGGGAGCTCTGCGTGTACCTGGGCAATCGGGCCCAGTTTGAGGTGGTCTGTTCGGCGATTGCGCAGGCCATGGACGGTAACGCGTGCATTTCCCGGTTGCGGCTCGCGAACAACGATATCAGCCACATGTCGCTGCTGGCCGCGCTAAAGGATACGAAGCTGATCAGCTTGGACCTGCGGGGCAACCGTATCAAACATCCGAGCTCGCTCCGTTTGCTGAAGGACATTCCGCTGGTGGAGCTGTACGTGGAGGGGAACAACTTAACCGATGTGCCTGATTATGAGAAAATTATACGCAGCTTTTTCCCGAACCTGTTAAAGCTG GACTCCAACCTGACCCAAACCGTCACGACCAAAGCGGTGCGTGACGATgcggaggaagaggaggaagtgGAAATAACCTCCCCCGGGACGGTCATAACGGAAGCGGACCTGAACCCGGGCGCCTTTCAAAAGTACAACATAACACCCCACTGGCATAAGGTGACGGTGCACCACAACGGTGTGTGCAACAAGCAGGACATTCTGGACGGGCTGTTCCATCTGCTGGGCAAGCATGCGTTCTACCCCTGCTACTACAAAACCTACTCCAAGCAGGACGAGTTTCTCGTGCAAAACTGCTTCGAAGCGCTGCTGTTTCTGGTGAAGCAAAAGCTGAAACTGCCGATCCCTGCGTACAACACCGTGCTGAAGCTAGCGCTGGCGATGAACGTGGCCGAGGCGAGCGACACCGATGTGCAGCCGCTGCGCAAGCTGGAACGGTTTGTTAACAAACGGTTCAAGCTGGGCTGCCTGGACCTGTGCTCGATGCAGGACGAGCTGAACGAGTGCAAGGTGGTTGACTTTTGTGCGAAAAGCCCGAGCACGCTCGCGTACATGCTGGAGTTTGCTGCCCGGAAGTACGGCAACAGCTGTCTGGTGCTGCGGCTGCGGAACAATGATCTTCGAAACTGTGCCGCACTGGAAAGTTTGTCCAAGTTTTACAAGCTGGTATCGCTCGATCTGCGCTGCAATGCG CTTTCGAAAATCTCGGACCTGCAAGGCATTCCGTGGAACAACATTACGGAGCTATTCCTGGACAATAACCCACTGTGCGGCACGATGCGCTCCAGCGTGGAGTACGTGCGGAAGGTTAGGCAGTACTTCGgtatgctgcagcagctggatGGACGTACGCTGCTCGGGAATTTCACCTACTGCCAGAACTATCTCTGCACACCGGAAGCGTACAAGTTTGCGGAATCGTTCGTGAAGCACTACTTCGCGCTGTTCGACTCGTTCCAGCGCGGTGACCTGCAGGAGCTGTACCACCCAAAGGCACAGTTCTCGATGACGTGTGACTTTGACATCGAGCGGTCGGGGCAGCAGCTGGATGCGCAGCTGGACCGGCAGGTCAGCTACGCTCAGCACAGCCGTAATTTGCTGCAGTTTAAGGACAGTCTGGACCGGGCCGTGTCCAAGCTGATCGTCGGCAACGAGCGTATCGGGTACGTGTTGACGTCCTTTCCCAAGACGGAGTTCGATTTCTGCTCGTTCCGTATCGATGTGCCCGTGTTTACGCCCGAGCGCGTCATGATCACGGTGCACGGTCGTATGCACGAGGACGAAGTGAGTGCGCTCGGGCAGGTAAGCTACATTGGGTTCACCCGCACCTGGTACCTGCAGCCGTGCGGTATGGGCACGAACCTGTTTCACGACGCGATCGAGTACAAGATCCACAACGATATGCTGCACATGTACAGCATGACAGTGGAAGGCAATGACGCGTTCGGAGGGCGGAACGAGGCGACGCCGGTGGCGGAAAATGGAATG GATACTTCCATGCAAAGTGACGATAGCGATCGGGAGAACGCAATGATCGTCTTCAAGGAGCTCACTCAATTGAATCGGGCCTGGTGCAAACGGTGCCTGGAGGAGTCGTCGTGGAATCTGAAGGTGGCGTTGAACATATTCCTCAAGCTGTACGAGTCCAAGCGCATTCCCAAGATTGCCTTCAAGGATGATATTCCCTGA